The Magnolia sinica isolate HGM2019 chromosome 9, MsV1, whole genome shotgun sequence genome contains a region encoding:
- the LOC131255872 gene encoding L-type lectin-domain containing receptor kinase IV.1-like, whose amino-acid sequence MFSKLLMWFLLMRLAASEVDDNFIYNGFRGAKMSLDSAAGITSDGLLFLTNSSHQTGHAFYPIPLHFKPSHGKSQSFSTNFVFAIVPRYPTVRSYGFALVISPSKEFRGGQIGQYMGIFNPKNIGNPSNHIVAIELDTYLNPEFNDTDDNHVGVDINGLHSISSAPASYFTNMSGGFKKLSLVSGELMHVWVEYNSHQSHLNVTLAPLGIPKPDLPLLSLMVDLSSIMLGGMYIGFSAATKTVPSSNYILGWSFKMNGQAQVLDPSLLPKLPHIRPKKKSEFLTIGLPVIVLVFTLAAISAIGLIVRRKIKFSDVLEDWEHEYGPHRFSYKDLYKATKGFTDKELLGVGGFGSVYRGVLSAVKTEVAVKRVSHESRQGMREFISEIVSLGRLRHRNLVRLLGYCRRKRELLLVYDFMPNGSLDKFLFDHPNSLLTWHQRFWIIKGVASGLLYLHEEWEQVVIHRDIKASNVLLDREMNGRLGDFGLARMYDHGNDPQTTHMVGTLGYLAPELTRTGKASISTDVFAYGALMLEVACGRRPIDPRSLADEEILVEWVWECWRRGTILAVADPKLGLDYDAEEMELVLKLGLLCAHPLSAERPNMRQVMQFLDRDVPLPELSPVGLDAAILTVGGRYKGSDDLGLSYPSSLEQGFTSTSSIQGSVLSGGR is encoded by the coding sequence ATGTTTTCTAAGCTCCTAATGTGGTTTCTCCTCATGAGACTTGCAGCTTCCGAAGTTGACGATAATTTCATATACAATGGATTCCGCGGTGCTAAAATGAGCCTGGACAGTGCGGCGGGGATCACATCTGATGGCCTCCTGTTTCTCACCAATTCGTCACATCAGACGGGTCATGCATTCTACCCTATTCCGCTTCACTTCAAACCTTCACACGGTAAATCTCAATCTTTCTCTACCAATTTTGTCTTTGCGATCGTGCCCAGGTATCCGACTGTGAGAAGCTATGGGTTTGCCTTGGTGATCTCGCCTTCAAAAGAGTTCCGAGGAGGTCAAATAGGCCAATACATGGGCATCTTCAATCCTAAGAACATCGGCAATCCGTCGAATCACATAGTTGCCATCGAGCTCGACACGTACCTTAATCCAGAATTCAATGATACCGATGACAACCATGTTGGAGTCGACATCAATGGCTTACATTCCATCTCTTCTGCTCCTGCCTCTTACTTTACTAATATGAGTGGCGGGTTTAAGAAACTAAGCCTTGTAAGTGGAGAACTGATGCATGTTTGGGTAGAATACAATAGTCACCAAAGCCATCTCAATGTAACATTAGCTCCTCTAGGCATACCTAAACCTGATCTTCCACTCTTGTCATTGATGGTTGATCTTTCATCGATCATGTTGGGTGGCATGTATATCGGTTTCTCTGCAGCAACCAAGACGGTTCCTTCATCCAATTACATCTTGGGATGGAGCTTTAAGATGAATGGTCAAGCTCAGGTCCTTGATCCCTCACTCCTTCCTAAGCTTCCACATATAAGACCCAAAAAGAAATCGGAGTTTTTAACAATTGGGTTACCCGTAATTGTGCTAGTTTTCACGTTAGCGGCCATCTCGGCCATCGGTCTCATTGTGAGAAGAAAGATCAAGTTCTCTGATGTACTAGAGGACTGGGAACATGAATACGGACCCCATCGGTTCTCATACAAGGATCTATACAAGGCCACCAAGGGCTTCACAGACAAAGAGCTCCTGGGAGTCGGAGGTTTCGGGAGTGTTTACCGAGGTGTTTTATCGGCCGTGAAGACCGAAGTGGCTGTGAAGAGAGTCTCGCATGAATCTCGACAAGGGATGCGGGAATTCATATCTGAGATCGTGAGCCTGGGCCGCCTCCGTCACCGGAACTTGGTGCGACTTCTTGGCTACTGCCGGCGAAAGAGAGAGCTCCTATTAGTCTATGATTTCATGCCCAATGGAAGTCTGGACAAGTTCCTCTTTGACCATCCAAATTCACTGCTAACCTGGCACCAGCGGTTTTGGATAATCAAAGGAGTAGCTTCAGGGCTTCTCTACTTGCATGAGGAATGGGAGCAGGTGGTCATTCACAGAGATATCAAAGCCAGCAATGTTTTATTAGATAGAGAGATGAATGGTAGGTTAGGTGATTTCGGCCTCGCTAGAATGTACGATCATGGAAACGATCCACAGACGACCCACATGGTGGGTACCCTCGGATATCTGGCACCGGAGCTAACTAGGACTGGGAAGGCTTCCATAAGCACTGACGTGTTCGCATATGGAGCTTTGATGCTCGAGGTTGCTTGCGGGAGGAGGCCCATCGATCCTCGATCATTGGCGGATGAGGAGATCTTGGTCGAATGGGTGTGGGAATGTTGGAGGAGAGGGACGATTCTGGCCGTGGCTGATCCAAAATTGGGACTTGACTATGATGCAGAGGAAATGGAGTTGGTGCTGAAGCTTGGATTGCTGTGTGCGCATCCGTTGTCTGCTGAAAGGCCGAACATGCGGCAGGTAATGCAATTTTTAGACCGCGATGTACCTTTACCCGAGCTCTCACCCGTTGGTCTGGATGCAGCGATATTAACGGTGGGCGGCCGTTATAAAGGGTCCGATGACCTAGGCCTGTCATATCCTTCTTCTTTGGAACAGGGTTTTACAAGCACATCGTCGATCCAAGGGTCAGTGCTCTCCGGTGGCCGTTGA